DNA sequence from the Novipirellula galeiformis genome:
TGGTTTCCGCCGACGCACGACGATTTCAAGCGATTTTCGGCGGCCGCCGCCGACGCTCGCTGGTCGACCGAATCGCTGCGTTCCGCTTACCAATCCGCCGAGCGTTTGGTGCAACCTGAACCCGCACGCTGGATTAGCGAACCGGCACAGCGGTTTCTACGGGCGGCCAGCCCGTTGGGCCATGCGATGGCCTACCCCAGGATGAATCGCGATGGACGCCGCTGGACCCCCGCCGCACTGCTACTGAATTCACCCGGCGTGCAAACGATCCGAGCCACCGTCGATCGGATTCGGTTTCGCGATAACCGAGCGATCGGGGTCGAGCTCGCCGATGGAACGCAAATTTCCGCAAGCAAACAAGTCATCTTGTCGGCTGGCAGTATCGCGAGTCCCACGATTTTGATGCGAAGCGGAATTGGGCCTCGCGATGGCTTGCGAGATGCCGGAGTCAAAGCGTGGCTGGACGCCCCCGACGTCGGCCAGCATCTGCAAGATCATCTCGTGATGCCCGTCATCTTTTCGATCGATGCCGGGACTCGCTTTGATTTGAATGTTTCGCCCCGAGACCTCGCGCGATTTGAAGTTCTCGGCCAAGGTCCGCTGACGTCCAATATCGCCGAAGCGGGTGGCTTGTTTGCCAACGATGCCATTCAAATTCATGTCACTCCGACGCACTACCTCCGCTTTCCGCAGCCCAATGCCGCATCGGCCATGACGATCGCGGTCAATGCAACCCAACCAACATCCCGTGGTCACGTCGCGATCCGATCGCGGAATGCGAGCGACCCGCCGCAAATCGATCCCAATTACCTGGCCGATCGTGAAGACGTCGAAACGACCATCGCCGGGGTGAAATTGGCGCGAGCGATTGCCATGCAGCTCCCCCTACAAAACTGGATCGGGCCAGAACTGCTTCCTGGATCCAAACGGACGAGCGACGAGGGAATCGTCAAATCGATCTCGCGATACGCTCAAACGCTTTATCACCCCGTCGGGACTTGTGGACTCGGACGCGTCGTCGACGCGAACCTGTCGGTGATCGGTACCGAGCGGCTCTCGGTGGTCGATGCTTCGGTGTTCCCCGAGGTGACGGTGGGCAACCCCAATGCGATGGTAATGACGCTTGCGACGTTGTTCGCAAACCAAATTGCGACATCACCGTAGCCGTCGAGGCGGATCGGCAGCGGAAAACAGCGGACTTTGGCTGGTGAATCGCAACCATTGCGCAGCGGTTCGGGAGGTTTCAGACACCCTATCTAGCAGGCCCTACACCAAATCCGCTTGGTGCGGCATAATCAGGGGTTTTCCCCAACAGGTCGCATGCCCTGCCTGAACGCTCTAGGTAATCGGTAAAACAGATGACGGAAGACAAAATTGGCAAACTCGGCGTCACCTTCGACGACGTCCTCTTGCTGCCACGC
Encoded proteins:
- a CDS encoding GMC family oxidoreductase, whose protein sequence is MLPSDIIIIGAGSAGCTLAHLLSDQHGFSVTLIEPATIETPQTFLAPEIDRTRPARWLKLLAGPNDWDYATVASKSLAGRALNCPRGRGMGGSSRINAMIWFPPTHDDFKRFSAAAADARWSTESLRSAYQSAERLVQPEPARWISEPAQRFLRAASPLGHAMAYPRMNRDGRRWTPAALLLNSPGVQTIRATVDRIRFRDNRAIGVELADGTQISASKQVILSAGSIASPTILMRSGIGPRDGLRDAGVKAWLDAPDVGQHLQDHLVMPVIFSIDAGTRFDLNVSPRDLARFEVLGQGPLTSNIAEAGGLFANDAIQIHVTPTHYLRFPQPNAASAMTIAVNATQPTSRGHVAIRSRNASDPPQIDPNYLADREDVETTIAGVKLARAIAMQLPLQNWIGPELLPGSKRTSDEGIVKSISRYAQTLYHPVGTCGLGRVVDANLSVIGTERLSVVDASVFPEVTVGNPNAMVMTLATLFANQIATSP